In Bdellovibrio sp. GT3, one genomic interval encodes:
- a CDS encoding CpaF family protein has product MNADLKNTFSTIQKKIQDIPLNELLLSPDEESLLRSQKMDQLIQQETAYMVESLGQRIRDEYYSWGPLCCLMEDESISEILVNGPDNIWFEQAGTLHQHQDTFLSDISFRNFLERISQAAKCFVTVEHPSADSSFGDFRLSLIGAELTQSHPHLSLRRHPKNPWTFEKLKENSWCRESDIELFKKLIHERKNFLVIGATGSGKTSVLNSLLNLMNPNERVVVIEDTAEIALPNSASMKLLTREDPQGILPGIDQTQLVKRSLRLRPDRLVMGEVRGAEAKDFLMALATGHAGSFGTLHAQDAAQALIRLEMLIQMGAPQWSLTAIRRLIQLSLDCILIAGREPSGQRIFKGAYRLCSLEDHGFLVEPLDLTEGRTLPPY; this is encoded by the coding sequence ATGAACGCTGATTTGAAAAATACATTTTCTACAATTCAAAAAAAGATTCAGGACATTCCACTGAATGAACTGTTGCTGTCTCCCGACGAGGAATCTCTGTTGCGCTCTCAAAAGATGGATCAATTGATCCAGCAAGAAACCGCTTACATGGTTGAAAGCCTGGGACAAAGAATTCGCGATGAGTACTATTCGTGGGGTCCCCTGTGCTGTCTTATGGAAGATGAATCCATCAGTGAAATTCTGGTTAATGGCCCCGACAACATCTGGTTTGAACAAGCCGGCACACTCCATCAACATCAGGATACATTTCTGTCGGATATCAGCTTTCGCAATTTTCTGGAACGTATTTCCCAGGCAGCAAAGTGTTTCGTGACGGTTGAACACCCCTCAGCCGACAGCAGTTTTGGTGATTTTCGCTTAAGCTTAATCGGTGCGGAACTAACTCAATCACATCCGCATCTTTCGCTGCGACGTCATCCTAAGAATCCATGGACATTTGAAAAGCTGAAAGAAAACTCCTGGTGTCGCGAATCTGATATTGAGCTGTTTAAAAAACTTATTCACGAAAGAAAGAACTTCCTGGTTATCGGCGCCACCGGCTCCGGAAAAACCTCGGTACTGAATTCGCTATTGAATTTAATGAACCCCAATGAACGCGTGGTGGTCATCGAAGACACTGCAGAGATCGCACTTCCCAATAGCGCCAGCATGAAACTGCTGACCCGGGAGGATCCACAGGGAATTTTACCTGGCATTGATCAAACACAATTGGTAAAGCGCTCTTTGCGTTTAAGGCCGGATCGCCTGGTTATGGGAGAAGTTCGTGGTGCTGAGGCGAAGGACTTTTTAATGGCTCTTGCCACCGGGCATGCGGGAAGCTTTGGAACCTTGCACGCGCAGGACGCCGCCCAGGCATTGATTCGCCTGGAGATGCTGATTCAAATGGGAGCCCCACAGTGGAGTCTCACTGCGATTCGTCGGCTGATTCAGCTCTCGCTCGATTGCATTTTGATTGCCGGTCGAGAGCCTTCAGGACAAAGAATTTTTAAAGGGGCTTATCGACTTTGCTCTCTGGAAGACCATGGCTTCCTGGTTGAGCCGCTGGACCTGACTGAGGGAAGAACTCTTCCGCCTTACTGA
- a CDS encoding hybrid sensor histidine kinase/response regulator, whose amino-acid sequence MSKHTILCVDDEIDNVEALERLFRKKYTVLKATSGKQALEVLDQHRGPLALIITDQRMPEMTGVEFLEKTLESYPETIRILLTGYTDLESIITAVNKGQIFRYLTKPWDPVDLSNTVDHAVERFELGQQLKTRNSELAKALEELKSLDVAKSNFMILINHELKTPLTSILSFSALLSESSLADEDKLMVNRISRSADRLKSLVDDVLLIVRAETNQLKIDVRNVAFSEFDELPKEVVNLLNQKQLKVTSDISPSGVLADVRLVKQVMQRLIHNAAKFGQENSAIEVKVIADGKVARFAVSNKGPHLSARVIDKIMKPFYIDEDVMHHSTGTGLGLTICQAILKAHNSQLQFDNTDQGVTVFFELPLANP is encoded by the coding sequence ATGAGCAAGCACACAATTCTTTGTGTTGACGATGAAATTGACAATGTCGAGGCTTTAGAACGGCTCTTTCGCAAGAAGTATACTGTACTAAAGGCCACGTCTGGAAAGCAGGCCCTCGAGGTTCTCGACCAACATCGAGGCCCCCTTGCTTTGATCATCACCGATCAACGAATGCCCGAAATGACCGGCGTGGAGTTTTTGGAAAAAACTCTGGAATCCTATCCTGAGACAATTCGTATTCTTTTGACGGGTTACACTGATCTGGAGTCCATCATAACTGCTGTGAATAAAGGTCAGATCTTCCGCTATCTCACGAAACCGTGGGACCCGGTCGACTTGTCGAACACCGTGGATCACGCGGTTGAAAGATTCGAGCTGGGACAACAGCTGAAAACCCGCAATTCAGAACTAGCCAAGGCGCTTGAAGAACTAAAAAGCCTGGATGTGGCGAAATCCAATTTCATGATTTTGATTAATCATGAATTAAAAACCCCGCTGACTTCCATTCTAAGCTTCTCGGCATTACTAAGCGAATCTTCGCTGGCAGATGAAGACAAGCTTATGGTGAATCGCATCTCCCGCAGCGCGGATCGTTTAAAGAGCCTGGTTGATGATGTTCTGCTTATTGTGCGCGCCGAAACCAATCAGTTAAAAATCGATGTGCGGAATGTGGCTTTTTCGGAGTTTGATGAGCTCCCGAAGGAAGTCGTTAATCTTCTGAATCAAAAACAGCTTAAAGTTACCAGCGACATCTCCCCTTCCGGAGTTTTGGCGGATGTACGTCTGGTGAAACAAGTCATGCAGCGATTGATTCACAATGCTGCAAAATTTGGACAGGAAAACAGCGCTATCGAAGTCAAAGTGATCGCCGACGGAAAAGTGGCGCGCTTTGCGGTGTCGAACAAAGGTCCCCACCTTTCCGCGCGAGTGATTGATAAAATCATGAAGCCGTTCTACATCGACGAGGATGTCATGCACCACTCAACGGGTACGGGACTTGGACTGACGATCTGTCAGGCGATTCTTAAGGCCCATAACTCCCAGCTCCAATTCGACAATACGGATCAAGGGGTGACGGTGTTCTTCGAGCTTCCGCTCGCAAATCCGTAA
- a CDS encoding pilus assembly protein, translating into MKTFAFILTTFLVFKALAAPTEIAISLGESTSLPINPSSSVWIQDRALIKAEAIGSRLQLKGVSEGLTTARIDDKLYRIQVLHPAKRAAYKDLKKHIGKFVGLNVEIGDGDLLVTGRLYRMKDWIRLGESLKESGASYQMRAELSPELQNESQQYFSNILSKAKIPPQTVIFIPSPEIRASGSDALIKKYEKLFRPFGVTVVKDQNSIDIAPTVKVQITVAEVKHSAALGFGIKWPSGYSATLLANGGTLLSDAEFLATAFEQKGYGKILASPNIICRSGNEAEFLAGGEFPIKIMNYRINDIVWKRYGILLRVRPRADSSGRISLSLETEISTLDLGKEVDGVPGILTNRVSSHFDLTRPQTIALSGLIKNENGNSSSGLPLLSRLPVLGALFSSKDFKEDRSELVIFVRPTIMNEAENTDSSPQHIGRIQNER; encoded by the coding sequence ATGAAAACTTTCGCCTTTATTCTTACAACGTTCTTAGTTTTTAAAGCACTGGCAGCTCCCACTGAAATCGCAATTTCATTGGGTGAATCCACCTCGCTGCCAATTAATCCAAGTTCCTCGGTGTGGATTCAGGATCGCGCCCTGATCAAAGCCGAAGCGATCGGAAGTCGACTCCAATTAAAAGGAGTCAGCGAAGGACTTACCACCGCCCGCATCGATGATAAACTTTACCGAATTCAAGTTCTGCATCCGGCAAAGCGGGCTGCATACAAGGATCTGAAAAAACACATTGGCAAGTTTGTGGGTTTGAACGTTGAAATTGGCGATGGCGACCTCTTGGTCACCGGTCGCCTGTATCGCATGAAGGATTGGATCAGATTGGGCGAGTCGTTAAAAGAATCCGGCGCATCCTATCAGATGCGTGCTGAACTTTCTCCGGAACTCCAAAACGAAAGTCAGCAGTACTTCAGCAACATTTTAAGCAAAGCAAAGATTCCTCCACAGACAGTGATCTTCATTCCGTCGCCGGAAATCCGTGCTTCCGGAAGTGATGCTTTAATCAAGAAGTATGAAAAGCTATTTCGCCCTTTTGGAGTCACAGTGGTGAAAGATCAAAACAGCATTGATATTGCACCGACCGTTAAGGTGCAGATTACGGTCGCGGAGGTTAAGCACTCAGCTGCTTTGGGTTTTGGAATTAAGTGGCCCTCGGGATACTCAGCCACCCTATTGGCCAACGGAGGCACACTGCTTTCTGATGCAGAATTCCTGGCAACAGCTTTCGAACAGAAAGGTTATGGAAAAATTCTAGCCAGCCCCAACATTATTTGTCGTAGTGGCAATGAAGCAGAGTTTCTGGCCGGCGGTGAATTTCCCATTAAAATTATGAACTATCGAATCAACGACATCGTTTGGAAGCGCTACGGAATTCTATTGAGAGTGCGGCCGCGAGCTGATTCATCAGGTCGCATAAGTCTGTCTCTGGAAACTGAGATCTCAACTTTGGACCTCGGAAAGGAAGTCGACGGTGTACCGGGTATACTTACAAACCGTGTTTCCAGTCACTTCGATCTGACTCGCCCACAAACAATTGCTCTTTCCGGGTTGATAAAAAATGAAAATGGAAACTCATCCAGTGGCTTGCCCTTGCTATCCAGATTACCGGTATTAGGTGCTCTATTCTCCAGCAAGGATTTCAAGGAGGATCGCTCGGAACTGGTTATCTTCGTCAGACCCACAATCATGAACGAAGCCGAAAACACAGACTCTTCACCACAACACATTGGAAGAATTCAAAATGAACGCTGA